The genomic window TCTTTCGGTAAGATTTGTACTATCAGGAAATATCTCGTGATATAAGAGGGACATGAGAGATTCTGATCAATTTTGGAGGGCGACGAAGAGCAACCATCAAGAAATAGTGGTCCATAGATCCCTCCTTATAATAAAGGTTACCTTGTGTTAAAATATGGTGCACATTTCTAGAATACATTAGTAATTTATAGAATATCAAAGTAATGATGCATATGTCTAAATTTTCTAGAATACTTTAGTAATGTAAAGAATGAATCAATAACTAGTTTTCTAGTAGGAAATATCATGAAAATTCTAGAATGTAGTATCTAGAATATACCTCTTACACCGATAAATAGGTAAACTTGTGTACAATTGTATTCAAACGTTTGAAATGGAATGACAATAACACGGAGGGCTTCACCACACTATATGTCTCCTCCTGCAAATAAGTTAACTACTAATGTATTGTCCATTGTCCTATGTCATATGCTCTCGCACTACTTGCTACGATCTTCCAACTATCAATAAATGACATCTACACTATCCAATTAATTTTCTAAACTAACAGTAGTTCCTCAACTActaacagtggtatcagagcggtCATTCACTTGGTGTAGCAAACTATTTCTTTTTGCCACCACCTATTTGACTCAAACACAAAAGGAGTACATGTAGCCACCCATCCCGACTCTGTCTGAGTTCAAACTCGAAACTAAAAATGAGAGAAAGGAATTCAAGTGGCCTAACAGTCTAACCCTCATAATTTCAAGTTCAACTATATTGTCGTAAGTCTATGGCAAATAAGACTCAAGTTCAAATAGAGCACAAGCCTGGgcgataaaaaaaaatgcagacTTGTGACCTCTGAGGCTCAACTTGAGTACAAACGTAGGAAGAAAAACTACTACTAAAACAAGAGTCCTTGTCAAAAGTCTTCAATAAGACCGATAAGAAGATTCACATGCAACTAATTAAGAAGCAAGAGTGGTCTTTGTCAGAAGTCCTTAACAAGACCAACAAGGAAATTCACATTTCAACTAAGCATCAAGAGTTGTCCTTGTTAGAAGTCTTTGACAAGACCAACAAGGAGGATCACAAGCCCAACTAAGGAGCAAGAATAGCCTCTGTTATTAGAAGGCTTCAAAAAGACTGACAAATTAAATGAGATCAATGATAAATATTATGGCAAGAGGTGTGACAAAATTGAATCATGGAGGAGGTAATACTTTCCAAAATCAATTATACTACATAAGATCAATATATAACACAAGAAGAGAGATTTCCCAAATCCAAATTTGAGCAACTACATAGTATGCTTGGAGTTTTCGAAATATGCATCAAGAAGAATTGTTGAAATATGATGCACATTTCTAAATATTTCTAACATACATTAGTAATTTATAGAATACCAAAGTAATGATGCTCAtgtctaaaaaaatttagaatactTTAGTAGTGCAAAGAATGAATCAATAACTAGTTTTCTATTaagaaatatcatgaaaatTCTAGAACATAGTATCTAGAGTATACCTCCTAAACTTATGTACAATTGTATTCAAGCTTTTGAAATGTAATGTCAATAACATTAAGACTTCGCCATACTACTATTACTCTCCTCCTACAATAAATTAATTACTAATATCTTACCTCTTGTCTCATGTTACTAAATATTCTAATATTATAGCTCTCACACTACTTACTACTATCTTTCAACTATCAACTAAAGTTTTCTATACTATCCAACAGCATTCTAAATTTACAATACCATCTCAACTACTAACTCTAACAGCTTGAAACGGGATAAAAACTAGATGTGACAAATCATGCACGAGTTTATTTCTTAGATTATATAAAAAgatttgattaatgaaatgtttgaaaaaaaaattcaattggaAATGTTTGATTATGATTGGACGATCAAATTTGTCCCGATTGCATGATGCAGTTTTTACTTCATGCAACTTGGATCCATCAAAGTGATAGGTCATACAGATAATAATCAATACGGAAGTTTAAAGTAATATATATGATACTGTAACACAATGGCTATGCAACAAACAGggttagaaaaaatataagaaattacCAATGTGGGATCaggaaaaaatataagaaaaaatatagagaaaaaatataagagaaaaaatataagaaaaaaaatatagagaaaaatataagaaattatatatgttttattttacaaaaggaTAAGGAATTGTATGTTTTGACAAGGATGATAGGGATGTTTTCCAATGCAAGTGGTTTACAGGCTAATGgattcaaatattaataattacaaACTGGCCGTATAGAGTGTCTTGTTTCATATCCATATGCTACTGGATTTGTTAACATATACTGTATGAATTATTGAAATGCCTTTGCCTATTCAAAAACATGAATTATTGAAATCGTAGGCCATGCATTTCTTGAGTAACACATACACAAACACACATGCATACAGTTTGTGTCATCAAACACCTCTGATTGCAGTGTTTACTTTACTCATAAGAAAAATGTTCCAAAATATAGGTGGGTTCTCCTTTTGATTTGGCACTCTATTGTGAACCGTTTGGGGTACCTTGTGGAAGTGGTTTTTGGTAGGGTGTCCAAAGGACAATGTTTTTCGTATGAGTAATAGGTAGACCCACTTGGATGTTCATCTATGTGATTATGTGATTATTATGGTtagtggcggagctagcccaAAATATTGTGGAGGGCtgctataaatataaatcgaatatataaaaaaattattaaaaaaaaaaatcatatcatattGAAGATGTGTCTAATATAGATATCTCAGACATAGTCAAAAGGTTGACTAttaccatttttaataaatacatttttaaaatatatcatgaaatatattttatgtcaattcaTGTGTAAACTCCATTATGGCATCATGTGGTTGTTGTATCTATATGGGATTGtaactttatttttcttgtatttGGGTTGAATATTTCGGATCTACGAAATTTCGATACTTTAAAATTGTTCAAGTATTGCGTTAGATATCGTATATAACACTGATATATGTCTAATGCCTCCTAATACGTATTAGAAAAATATACAAGATATgattatattttacttttttaattaaaaaaaaaatatcagatACGTTTATGATACTTTTCCAAGAGTCTACATGTATTTTTGGTGTGTTCATgacttatttaattaattatattgatcgcaaaatcttatatttatttatactatatataaagatgatacatgagttttggtgtggattttccataataccaacaatacccttgattttttttagtagcaataaaaaaagttattaacaaactcaccataatataaggcacatttttttagcagcaaaaatcttttattaacaaacttatcGTAACGTAAGACATATCTTTTTTAATTGAAcgtaagttagacacaggcaggcgcggccctactatatataaagatgatacatgagttttggtgtggattttttataataccaacaatacccttgatttttttagtagcaataaaaaaaaattattaacaaactcaccataatataaggcacatttttttagcagcaaaaatcttttattaacaaactcatcgtAACGTAAGATATATCTTTTTTAATTGAACAtaacataagttagacacaggcaggcgcggccCACTAGtactatatctataacaatatataaaaaggataagtgagtttgggatggacttttcaatatacctattttaccgttgacttagtttcacatcttccattaactaatcaatttaaaaaaaaattcaaatcataaaaatgtgaataagtggcaaatgggttgcctatacatgaatgattaccaaattaatactacatctatactatataaaaagagaatacaaatatttttggtgtcgatttttcataatatcaacaatatccttatttttttagcaataaaaatcttttattaacaaatttatcataacataagacattttttttggacataagttagacattccgcgcctgtctggcccgctagtataaagagaatacatgagttttggtgtggacttttcataataccaacaatacccttgatttttttagtagcaataaaaaaatttattaacaaactcgcCATAACAtaagtacattttttttaacaacaaaaattttttattaacaaattgatcataacataagacgtatcttctttttttttacataaaattagacacaggcaggcgctcTGAACGTCCGACCCACTGTATAAATCAAAAATTTTCAACACATGTTCACTTTGATTAGATTAGATTATCATTGCTCTAGCACGTgaataaaatttagttttacggtaaaaaaataaatggacctaaatttatttttacgtACGTCCCTATATGTAAGATCATTTTGGTCAATGCacgaaaaattaaaaaagtttgTCAACAATATATATGCTtaatcttttcaaaattattttcaattactAAGAGAGAAATATAgttggtctttttttttgttataaaagtTGGTCTTTTTATTATCTCCATTTTATTAAGGACATTTTTGTATCgaagaaaggaagaaaaaaaaaacttgactagtgccttttaaatttaaaagtgtTAAATGAGCTTGGATTTCATCCCTAAAAATTAGTTCAATGTGTGACACTCAATAGTTTGGGACTACAATGTGGGTATTTAACCTGTTCACGCTATGCAtaagggtgggtgttgaatatgcaGTGATATGTCGTTGAAGATTGTTTGAATTTTCACATTGTTAAGGTTTTTGGACTTTTGAgtgtataaatatatttggACATCCTCATCTTTGAACTAGTTTAAGGATTTGTAGTATTAATTTGAAAGAGAACACCAATGATAAGTTTTTgctaataaaacaaaaattccaATAATCTTTGTGACCACttttgattgatttatttgttGATAAGGCACTCCACTCACAGTTCACGGGTATATGttctttaaattatttattttaattctaaataaattaaaaactcaCAATTTTGGTGCGTCACTATCAAATTTAATACCAATATGTCGTATTTATTTGTACTAACATGTCACGCATGTGTAAGCTTAATACCACTTTGAGCTTGtggttaaaaattaaaatggaagtACATTGAGATTTGAGAGCACATGTAATAGTTCTAAATTCTAATAGGATGGATAGAGTTCATTCAGTAGTGAAGGTAGTGGTTAAGAGAATTTGTGGTGGCCTTTGTGATTTTCTGAGGATTTAATTTGACCTACTATGCAAGAACAGAAAACCAACCAATATGAACTTGCCTTAATAAGgttttttctgtttcttgtgATAACTCTTTCGTTTTACGAAAAGACTCCTTATAATTTAGAGTTTGATCATATTcgagttaatattttttaaagtatCTTAGAAATGaccttttatgtcattttacgtttatcagtcagttgaaccgctaattttatcaaacacttcaATTAGCTTATCAGTCATAAATCATCAGCTATAAGTTAACTTATCAGTCAATCGCTATTTTTGCCAACCGCTATAAGCTATAAGGACATTTTTGCCAAACATCAACCATCAGCTATATCtaccaaggttatcaaaaccggatcggaccggtcggaccgtgaaccggtcatgaaaacggttcggttttgagcaaaaaacggataggaaaccgaccggcaaaaaaacgcgtgaaccggGGTCGGACCGGGTTGAACCTGTGAACCGaccgggcggttcaagcggttttgcagattttttttatttttttaaaaaaaatagagcaaaacgacgtcgttttaatttttaaaaaaaaaaaaaactgaaacaaaacaacgacgtcgtaggaataggaaaaatttttgtttttcatctatttttcatttggtttgaattataaattttattttattttgacttgtgatattttatctttttaatgtgtgaaattatgaaatattgagcaattattcatatatatttatttatatattaattaaaaaatatatttaattaaaaacggttcgaccccgattgaacccggtccgaccaattgaaccttgaaccagtAAACTTTCCGGTTCGATGATCGATCCGGTTCGGACAACCTTAATATCTACATTAACTTCCTCACTTTCCGACACATTTGACAGATTTAACAACTCACCATGCCATATCTATCTATATAGTATAAATCTCGAAAATCTGGAGACAAATAAGATATTTTTGTATTTCCTCAAAATATAACGTAACTACACTTTTATTAGGTAAATTAAAAGCATTGACATCAAAATGACTAGTAAACATCATAGGTTCAAACCTCAACACCTTGTGGGTGGTGCTGAGTTTGCTAAGTTTAGGTCTTCCTTATTTCATATTGTTTGCAAAACCTCAGCCATATTctctcaaaatcccaaaacCCTTCTTACATTTGTTTTCCATTAAAACCACTTTTAAAGCATTACATTTCGCAAGTTTTTAAGTCACAAATGAGAAAGGTAAGTTCTCATTTTCCTTCTCAGCAGGTGGACACAGTGATGTCGTTTCTGGAAATGCTATTTGACGCAGCTGCTCCTTCATATGTATCTTCGTATTGTAATCAGCATTGTTAAACCGAACCTGAAGTACAtgctcaaaatattaaaaaaaaattgatgtgagaatttgttgtcttttttttttttataaatgagaatttgttttgtttggattgaccaattcatactttttttttcttttgacaataACGAATTCAGACATGTTAAATACTAAAACAAAACAGAATACTATTATACTGAACCTGGATCGCTTCCCACTCTTCCGTAAGAGATATATCTGGATGACCTTCATTTGGGACATCATCGCCTTCAACCAAAAGATCCATCAGATGTTGCATTTCTCCCTTTATAGACTTGTTATATCTGTGACGCACATTATAAATATGTTTGATATTAGCCACATTGTcataccttcttttttttaaagtcATAAGAATATTTTTTGGTTGGACCCTGTTACTTGTCATCTCTTGAACAAGTTTTATGTCTTCGATATTTAGACGACGTGCAATAGGATGACCTTCTAAATCTTTTTTCATCTCATGATTGTGTTTTCCACACACTACAGTAATTTTCCAAACACCGGAGCTCAAAAAATAACCCCGCAATCTGAAAGGACACTCACATTTTATGGTTCTTCTGTCTTGGCCTTTCAGTTTCTTCTGGCGTTTTCTATATACACCACCCCTTTCACATCCAAGTACAAGTGTTTGTTTTCTTGTATCTGATCCATTATCTGATTTTGCAATAATAATAGCAAACCCTAACTTGAGTGCTTCACCTCGAACCCATTTCAACAAGTCATCTCGAGTACTAAATTTATCAtcagtagcaaagtttttagcAAAATCAAGAGAATCAACAACTGGTTCAGCAATGTTGTTAGGTCTCAAATCAGCTGGGGCATCCTCCATACCTGAAATGGTATCATGATCATGAGCAAAATAAGCTAATACAGCAAGCAGACAGTTCAGATAGGGCTATTCGGACACTTTTTGGAATGTCCAGATTGGTCAATCtaagacttaaccactcacacttgaaccCAACATATCATTCTCAGCATATATTGAAATCCATACTTATAGAAGTTACATCAGTTTGCATATATATTGAAATCCATACTCGTAGAAGTTAAGTCAGTTTGCATATTCGTTTATCCACTTGAGACAAATTCACTAAAGAGAAAATCAACTTTTTTCCTGAATGCTCTTAagcaaacaaaaatttgacaaatACAAAGCAAGTATAcaatattgtttttgtaaaataCTACGAATAAAAATACAAACTTCAATGTGGCTCCAAAGTTTCTAGTGATATTTGATCCGCACATTCATGGAAAATTAACAAGTTGATTGTAGCTAATCAATCTGTTGATTTTTTCCAAGATTTTACCTCTATGGATAACAAAGTTAAACACTTAATTCCTATGCCAAAATAAGAGGATTGACCAGACTCCAAAACACTTAACACTTGTAATAGAACAGATCAACAGAAAAAATAACAAGGCATAACCAAATGTAACACAAGGAGCATAACAGTCTAAGCCAACATGGTTATGGGTTTAATTAGCACGATGAATTTCCTTATTTGGCTATGTCATTGCCATGAAGATGAACAAATTAAAGAACAGAACTAAGTCTAAACCATAATCTATAGTCTTTCAATATTCATCCTACAAAGTACAAACTATACTTCAAGAATTAACTTACACATGcctaaagaaaaaatacaagAGCAGAACTAAATCTCACCCACATTCTATAATCTTTCAACATTCATCCTAAAAACTTGATAATAAAAACACAGAAAGTCTGAAACTTAATAATAGgatacaacaaaacaaaaaccttAACTCTTGCTAGGGTTGAACAAAGAAACGACACAAATGCAAGAAGGGAAATGAAAACCAAAATTTGTATCTCTTCAGTTTCGCAAGTGCAAATCTAAACACCAaatatgtaaaaacaaaatgaaaaacacAGAAATGACACGATTGTATATTATTGGAAAGAACAACAAAACAacgtaattaattatatttcattACGACAAGATCAACAAAACAATTGTACATGTGATGtgagtgatgatgatgatgaagcgCAAGCAattgttggaaaaatatgaGATTCAAGTTGAAGGATTTCAGTTTTTACATAGACACAGGAAAGGGAACGGAGTTGGAAAAATGAGTTAAAACACCTTTTTAGTAGGTTAGTCAAATAACCGACTCAAAAAATGTTTCTACTAATTTCAAAACTGTCACGGTCTCATTTTTTAAAAGACGTGGTAGACAATTGATTTAAAAGCCTGTGCTAAAGAGTGTATTTTGCACTAGTATACAATTTTCTCATTGttgtacaaaaagaaaatgGTGATATTCCTTTTCACACAAACTAATATTTAACAACgccaaaaaaattacataagctAAATAAAACAGCCTTGGAAATTGATTGTTCAAATAGAAACTAGTGTTGTATTTTGtctagaataaaatattttacacaaaAAAGAATAATTGATCAGAGAGTGAAAGTACAGAAACAATCTtctgtacttttttttt from Trifolium pratense cultivar HEN17-A07 linkage group LG1, ARS_RC_1.1, whole genome shotgun sequence includes these protein-coding regions:
- the LOC123915382 gene encoding uncharacterized protein LOC123915382, with translation MEDAPADLRPNNIAEPVVDSLDFAKNFATDDKFSTRDDLLKWVRGEALKLGFAIIIAKSDNGSDTRKQTLVLGCERGGVYRKRQKKLKGQDRRTIKCECPFRLRGYFLSSGVWKITVVCGKHNHEMKKDLEGHPIARRLNIEDIKLVQEMTSNRVQPKNILMTLKKRRYDNVANIKHIYNVRHRYNKSIKGEMQHLMDLLVEGDDVPNEGHPDISLTEEWEAIQVRFNNADYNTKIHMKEQLRQIAFPETTSLCPPAEKENENLPFSFVT